The Sphingomonas sp. So64.6b genome includes a region encoding these proteins:
- a CDS encoding asparagine synthase-related protein, whose amino-acid sequence MSICGRATCSSDDPRPIDRTLAALTLGSPRLRVQTLVDGARIAGCDGASVAAAPGGRGAAFDGRIDNGEDLRRALNIGAGEARSAAQLVLAAHAAWGDALCDHVIGDYALAVWNGATRRMMLAVDPGAFRPLFYWLGAGQMLFATEQRGLWADPEVPKEVDERQMAHWLAMMPRDPDRSFFVDICNVPPGHRVVWEGGKARSERWWQPETLPILKLKTDQDYEEVLRATLDQAVRCRIGADEKIGVQLSGGLDSTAVTAMAARALDEQGRGLTAFTAAPAKPVQIETRNRFSDEWTHAAALAAMYPNIEHVRIANDEMPVLEAVEGREGGQDWPILNASNTVWVDGIDRAARDRRIDVMLIGAMGNFTISHDGMAAFGQQLRQGRLLTALETGMAMRRNGGQRWLNLLNHAAAALLPNAALRRLRSFAGKRDMGLFDYSIASRAFLNETGTEDDARAVAGNLYNLAGGDSRKLRLLALARSSHRGQQYWSSRRLYGLDVRDPTGDRRLIELALMIPDEKWMRDGVPRALLRHAMAGLVPDLILNERRRGLQGADWQLGFEEALPGLKAELGRLRHSPLAARALDLDRMEKLLEDWPGAYAASSADDANTAYLLAVSRGITAGRFIRRMEGGNQ is encoded by the coding sequence ATGTCCATTTGCGGGCGCGCTACCTGTTCCTCCGATGACCCACGGCCAATCGACCGTACGCTCGCCGCGCTGACGCTCGGATCACCGCGCCTCCGTGTCCAGACTCTCGTGGACGGCGCACGGATCGCAGGATGCGACGGTGCCTCCGTCGCGGCGGCACCGGGCGGTCGGGGGGCGGCGTTCGATGGGCGAATCGACAATGGCGAAGATTTACGGCGCGCGCTGAACATCGGCGCTGGCGAAGCGCGCAGCGCCGCACAGCTTGTGCTGGCCGCCCATGCCGCCTGGGGTGACGCGCTTTGCGACCATGTCATTGGCGATTACGCCCTGGCCGTATGGAACGGCGCAACGCGGCGCATGATGCTGGCGGTTGACCCTGGGGCTTTCCGGCCGCTCTTCTACTGGCTCGGTGCCGGACAGATGCTGTTTGCGACCGAGCAGCGCGGCTTATGGGCCGATCCAGAGGTGCCTAAAGAGGTCGATGAGCGGCAGATGGCGCACTGGCTCGCGATGATGCCGCGCGATCCCGATCGCAGTTTCTTCGTCGATATCTGCAACGTGCCCCCCGGCCATCGCGTGGTGTGGGAAGGCGGCAAGGCCCGGAGCGAGCGGTGGTGGCAGCCCGAAACGCTGCCGATCCTGAAACTGAAGACCGATCAGGATTATGAGGAGGTCCTGCGCGCCACGCTCGACCAAGCCGTACGATGCCGGATCGGCGCGGATGAAAAGATCGGCGTCCAGCTGAGCGGCGGACTCGACAGCACCGCAGTGACCGCGATGGCCGCTCGCGCGCTGGACGAACAGGGACGCGGGCTCACCGCCTTCACCGCCGCCCCGGCGAAACCCGTCCAGATCGAAACCCGAAACCGTTTCAGCGACGAATGGACCCATGCGGCGGCGCTGGCGGCGATGTATCCCAATATCGAACATGTCCGCATCGCGAATGACGAGATGCCGGTATTGGAGGCGGTGGAAGGACGCGAAGGCGGGCAGGATTGGCCGATCCTGAATGCCAGCAACACCGTGTGGGTCGACGGCATCGACCGCGCGGCGCGAGATCGGCGGATCGACGTGATGCTGATCGGTGCGATGGGCAATTTCACGATCAGCCATGACGGCATGGCCGCCTTTGGACAACAGTTGCGGCAGGGCCGGCTGTTGACCGCGCTGGAAACCGGAATGGCGATGCGGCGCAATGGCGGCCAGCGCTGGTTGAATCTGCTGAACCATGCGGCTGCGGCGTTGCTCCCCAACGCCGCGCTGCGCAGGCTTCGCTCATTCGCCGGCAAGCGCGACATGGGGCTGTTCGACTATTCGATCGCCAGCCGCGCCTTCCTGAACGAGACCGGGACGGAGGACGACGCCAGAGCGGTGGCCGGCAATCTCTACAATCTTGCCGGCGGCGATTCGCGCAAATTGCGACTGCTGGCGCTCGCGCGCTCCAGTCATCGTGGTCAACAATATTGGTCGTCACGCCGCCTTTATGGCCTCGACGTCCGCGATCCGACCGGCGATCGCCGCCTGATCGAGCTGGCGCTGATGATCCCCGACGAAAAATGGATGCGCGACGGTGTGCCACGCGCGCTGCTTCGCCACGCGATGGCCGGGCTGGTTCCCGATCTCATTTTGAACGAGCGCCGAAGAGGGCTGCAAGGGGCCGACTGGCAGCTTGGGTTCGAGGAGGCATTACCCGGCCTGAAAGCGGAACTCGGCAGGCTGCGCCACAGCCCGCTGGCGGCGCGCGCGCTCGATCTCGACCGGATGGAAAAGCTGCTTGAAGACTGGCCGGGGGCCTATGCGGCAAGTAGCGCGGATGACGCGAACACCGCCTATCTGCTCGCGGTGAGCCGGGGCATCACCGCCGGCCGTTTCATCCGCCGGATGGAGGGCGGCAACCAGTGA
- the mprF gene encoding bifunctional lysylphosphatidylglycerol flippase/synthetase MprF: protein MQIADMDARLIRRDRIGDAIAWGRSHRRPLIALAILAVALLGFEALHAILGEVRLKDVRRALHEIPQGRIAAAIALTALSYFALTLSEALSLRAIGARLPWRTAALASFTSYAISHNFGLSLLTGGSARYRVYASAGLDLGDVARVGLLSSAGFWAALSGIIALALLSGNAPIAIGPAYLPVIGQRVIGLVIVALLATLFAARHRGVERIGIGRFTLPVPPVRIMAAQLGVAALDLAAAAAALFVLLPQSGPQSFALFFFAYTLAVTASAVSHVPGGIGVFELVILAILPAAGGEAFAALLLYRLIYYVLPLIVAAVLLASVEGHRLRRPISLGLSLVERTSHFLAPPLIALLVFVGGLILLVSGALPAVHWRINWLADVVPLPFVEASHFAASMAGTALLLIAPAINARLRSGFLAARLLLAGGIVFSLLKGFDYEEAVLLGVIAALLQYCRPAFYRRAGMLDAPLQRTWFAAAAIAIALSLWAGFFAYKHVPYSDDLWWAFAWRGNAPRFLRASLGAAMLLGAVAGWRLLSAPVRPAGDDTLPPAVADAAIAVSERADAALAFTGDKQFIVSGSADAFLMYRVQGRTWVVMGDPVGPSAAWSELVWRLRGLCDTAHGRLCFYQASDDLLPLLIEMGLQVMKYGEEAHVDLATFTLDGPAARSLRHSVRKAESAGLAFDIVPRAAVPGIGPQLHQVSDAWLRNKAGGEKCFSIGRFDADYISRFDCAVLRHEGRIVAFANIWTTHSRTELSVDLMRHLPDTPYGAMDLLFVRLMQWGAANGYARFNLGMAPLSGLTGRRLAPLWSRIGHAIYGHGEALYGFSGLRSFKAKFRPDWVPRYVATTPGLAAPRAMMDLVALIGG from the coding sequence TTGCAAATCGCAGATATGGACGCGCGTCTGATCCGGCGCGACCGGATCGGCGACGCCATCGCCTGGGGCCGATCGCACCGCCGCCCGTTGATCGCGCTTGCCATATTGGCGGTCGCGCTGCTCGGGTTCGAGGCGCTGCACGCGATCCTGGGCGAAGTGCGGTTGAAGGACGTACGGCGCGCGTTGCACGAGATTCCGCAGGGGCGTATCGCCGCGGCGATCGCGCTGACCGCGCTGAGTTACTTCGCGCTGACGCTGAGCGAGGCGCTGTCGCTGCGTGCGATCGGCGCGCGGCTGCCGTGGCGCACCGCGGCGCTCGCTTCGTTCACCAGCTATGCGATCAGCCATAATTTCGGGTTGAGCCTGCTCACCGGCGGATCGGCGCGGTATCGCGTCTATGCCTCGGCGGGGCTCGACCTGGGCGATGTCGCTCGGGTAGGGCTGCTGTCCTCGGCCGGCTTCTGGGCGGCGCTGTCGGGGATCATCGCGCTGGCGCTGTTGAGCGGGAACGCGCCGATCGCGATCGGGCCGGCATATTTGCCGGTCATCGGGCAGCGCGTGATCGGCCTTGTCATCGTTGCGCTGCTCGCGACGCTGTTCGCGGCGCGGCATCGCGGCGTCGAACGGATCGGCATCGGGCGCTTCACCTTGCCCGTACCGCCGGTACGCATCATGGCGGCGCAGCTCGGCGTCGCCGCGCTCGACCTTGCCGCCGCGGCCGCCGCGCTGTTCGTGCTGTTGCCGCAATCGGGGCCACAAAGCTTCGCCCTGTTCTTCTTCGCTTATACGCTCGCGGTGACCGCCTCGGCCGTCTCGCACGTGCCCGGCGGGATCGGGGTGTTCGAACTGGTCATCCTGGCGATCCTGCCCGCCGCGGGCGGCGAGGCATTTGCCGCGTTGCTGCTTTACCGGCTGATCTATTACGTCCTGCCGCTGATCGTCGCGGCGGTCTTGCTCGCCTCGGTCGAGGGGCACCGGTTGCGCCGCCCGATTTCGCTTGGCCTGTCGCTGGTCGAGCGCACCAGCCATTTCCTCGCGCCGCCACTGATCGCGCTGCTGGTGTTTGTCGGCGGGTTGATCCTGCTCGTGTCGGGCGCTTTGCCGGCGGTGCATTGGCGAATCAACTGGCTGGCCGATGTCGTGCCGCTGCCGTTCGTCGAAGCGTCGCACTTCGCCGCGAGCATGGCGGGCACCGCGTTGCTGCTGATCGCGCCGGCGATCAATGCGCGGTTGCGCAGCGGCTTCCTTGCCGCGCGGCTGTTGCTTGCCGGCGGCATCGTCTTCTCGCTGCTCAAGGGCTTCGACTATGAAGAGGCCGTGCTGCTTGGGGTGATCGCCGCGCTGCTGCAATATTGCCGCCCGGCCTTTTACCGCCGCGCCGGCATGCTCGACGCGCCGCTGCAGCGCACCTGGTTCGCCGCCGCCGCGATCGCCATCGCGCTCAGCCTGTGGGCGGGATTCTTCGCCTACAAGCACGTGCCGTACAGCGACGATCTGTGGTGGGCGTTCGCATGGCGGGGCAACGCGCCGCGCTTCCTGCGCGCCAGCCTGGGTGCGGCGATGCTGCTCGGCGCAGTGGCGGGCTGGCGGCTGCTCTCCGCGCCGGTTCGCCCGGCGGGGGACGATACCCTGCCGCCCGCAGTCGCCGACGCCGCGATCGCCGTGTCGGAGCGTGCCGACGCCGCGCTCGCTTTCACCGGCGACAAGCAGTTCATCGTCTCAGGCTCGGCGGACGCGTTCCTGATGTACCGCGTGCAGGGCCGCACCTGGGTGGTGATGGGCGATCCGGTCGGGCCGAGCGCCGCCTGGTCGGAGCTGGTGTGGCGGCTGCGCGGGCTGTGCGACACCGCGCATGGCCGGCTCTGTTTTTATCAGGCGAGCGACGACCTGTTGCCGCTGCTGATCGAAATGGGGCTGCAGGTGATGAAATATGGCGAGGAGGCACATGTCGATCTCGCAACCTTCACGCTGGATGGTCCGGCCGCCAGATCGCTCCGTCATTCAGTGCGCAAGGCGGAGAGCGCCGGGCTGGCCTTTGACATCGTCCCGAGGGCCGCGGTGCCCGGCATCGGGCCGCAGCTCCATCAGGTGTCCGACGCCTGGCTGCGCAACAAGGCCGGTGGCGAGAAATGCTTCAGCATCGGCCGCTTCGACGCGGATTATATCAGCCGCTTCGATTGTGCCGTGCTGCGCCACGAGGGGCGAATCGTCGCCTTCGCCAATATCTGGACGACGCACAGCCGCACCGAGCTGTCGGTCGACCTGATGCGGCATTTGCCCGATACACCCTATGGCGCGATGGACCTGCTGTTCGTGCGGTTGATGCAATGGGGTGCGGCGAACGGCTATGCCCGCTTCAACCTCGGCATGGCGCCCCTGTCGGGCCTGACCGGACGACGCCTCGCCCCGCTCTGGTCGCGCATCGGCCATGCGATCTACGGCCATGGCGAGGCGCTGTACGGTTTTTCCGGGCTGCGTTCGTTCAAGGCGAAGTTCCGGCCGGACTGGGTTCCGCGCTATGTTGCGACCACCCCCGGCCTCGCCGCGCCGCGCGCGATGATGGATCTTGTGGCGCTGATCGGTGGATAG
- a CDS encoding virulence factor, with protein MIGFILVTLVVVAWAAGFFDRDPDRFFASPGNGRVPVAALYVSGDMGLRFGMGSGVSHALAERHVPVLAINSPSAFATHRSTAEVDTIVATAVRDTLTRTGADRIVLIGQSFGADILGIGAAALPPDLRAHVAGIVLVVPGQGVYFRADPTGFAYRGTPDADPVAAAKSVAWAPIFCIHGEQETDSLCPSLKGTRAKVIALPGGHFLHRDEQRLIATIFAALRPYVPQIKELPQ; from the coding sequence GTGATCGGGTTCATCCTGGTCACGCTGGTCGTGGTCGCCTGGGCCGCGGGGTTCTTCGATCGCGATCCGGACCGGTTCTTCGCCAGCCCGGGCAATGGCCGCGTGCCGGTCGCCGCGCTTTATGTGTCGGGCGATATGGGGTTGCGTTTCGGCATGGGCAGCGGCGTGTCGCACGCGCTGGCCGAGCGGCATGTGCCGGTGCTCGCGATCAATTCACCCAGCGCCTTTGCGACGCATCGCAGCACGGCCGAGGTCGACACGATCGTCGCCACGGCGGTGCGCGATACGCTGACGCGGACCGGCGCCGACCGCATCGTCCTGATCGGCCAGTCGTTCGGCGCCGACATACTGGGCATCGGCGCGGCCGCGCTGCCGCCCGACCTGCGCGCCCATGTCGCGGGAATCGTGCTCGTCGTGCCGGGCCAGGGCGTCTATTTCCGCGCCGACCCGACCGGTTTCGCCTATCGCGGCACGCCCGATGCCGATCCGGTCGCGGCGGCAAAGAGCGTCGCCTGGGCGCCGATCTTCTGCATCCATGGCGAGCAGGAAACCGACAGCCTGTGCCCTAGCCTGAAAGGCACACGCGCCAAAGTGATCGCCCTGCCCGGCGGCCATTTCCTCCACCGTGACGAACAGCGGCTGATCGCCACGATTTTCGCCGCGCTCCGCCCTTATGTCCCGCAGATCAAGGAACTGCCGCAATGA
- a CDS encoding PqqD family protein translates to MTIDLQSEIKRADGFLAAKVGDGQVLLDIDAGSYIGIDSVGSAIWERIAEPVTVVALRDALIDAYQGDPTVIEADLLAFVDRLAGMKMILCV, encoded by the coding sequence ATGACGATCGATCTGCAGAGCGAGATTAAGCGGGCTGACGGCTTTCTGGCGGCGAAAGTCGGCGACGGTCAGGTGCTGCTCGATATCGATGCGGGCAGTTATATCGGAATCGACTCGGTCGGCAGTGCGATCTGGGAACGGATCGCCGAGCCGGTGACGGTTGTTGCGCTGCGCGATGCGTTGATCGACGCCTATCAAGGCGACCCGACGGTGATCGAGGCGGATTTACTGGCTTTTGTCGATCGCCTGGCCGGCATGAAGATGATCCTGTGCGTCTGA
- a CDS encoding sulfotransferase domain-containing protein, with the protein MSGVVLLASYPKSGNTWTRAFLASLDSGGSIPDINALGPPASLSSRAVCDLVLDEDTGDLSNAEIARVRPWISRRVAGEFAAPVKAHDAWLVPPGATEPPFPADIIDRAILIVRDPRDVALSCVHHFGKPLARIVDDMADPDFALGTSGKHSNRQIYQFVSTWSGHVRSWLDQSDFPVRLIRYEDMITDPVASFTAAARFLGRKEDDATIARAVESSSFDVLVRQETRDGFAERLGGSNAPFFRSGRAGGWREAMPGTVAARIADDHGATMRRLGYL; encoded by the coding sequence GTGAGCGGGGTCGTCCTGCTCGCATCCTATCCAAAATCCGGCAACACCTGGACCCGCGCCTTTCTCGCGAGCCTCGACTCGGGCGGCAGCATCCCGGACATCAACGCACTCGGGCCGCCGGCGTCGCTGAGCAGCCGGGCAGTATGCGATCTGGTGCTCGACGAGGACACAGGCGACCTGAGCAATGCCGAGATCGCGCGGGTGCGACCTTGGATCAGCCGCAGGGTGGCAGGCGAATTCGCCGCACCGGTCAAGGCGCATGACGCCTGGCTGGTCCCGCCCGGCGCGACCGAGCCGCCCTTTCCCGCCGACATTATCGACCGGGCGATCCTGATCGTGCGTGACCCACGTGATGTGGCGCTGTCCTGCGTCCATCATTTCGGCAAACCATTGGCCAGGATAGTCGACGACATGGCCGATCCCGATTTCGCGCTGGGTACCAGCGGCAAGCACTCGAACCGGCAGATCTACCAGTTCGTATCGACCTGGAGCGGGCACGTTCGGAGCTGGCTCGATCAATCTGATTTTCCGGTCCGGCTGATACGTTACGAGGATATGATCACCGATCCGGTCGCGTCGTTCACCGCCGCTGCGCGGTTTCTCGGGCGTAAGGAGGATGATGCGACGATCGCGCGGGCGGTTGAATCGTCGTCGTTCGATGTCCTTGTGAGGCAGGAGACGCGTGATGGATTCGCCGAGCGGCTTGGAGGGTCGAATGCGCCATTTTTTCGCTCCGGGCGCGCAGGCGGTTGGCGTGAGGCGATGCCGGGAACGGTTGCCGCGCGAATCGCCGACGATCATGGCGCGACGATGCGCCGGCTCGGCTATCTGTAA
- a CDS encoding DUF2147 domain-containing protein: MTRPGRLAPLLAALLTPLMALPAIARPVAVTAPPPIIGLWHNPMGTIQVRTMNCNGELCGTIAHATPAAEQDARESGVTQLVGLQLLSGYRETAPGKWSGTVFVPDMGRRFSSRIVQTSPDTLKISGCLIGGWFCKSQIWTRV; this comes from the coding sequence ATGACCCGTCCCGGCCGCCTCGCACCGTTGCTCGCGGCACTCCTCACGCCGCTCATGGCGCTGCCCGCCATCGCCAGGCCAGTCGCGGTGACCGCGCCGCCACCGATCATCGGGCTGTGGCATAATCCGATGGGCACGATCCAGGTCCGCACGATGAACTGCAATGGCGAGCTGTGCGGGACGATCGCCCATGCGACCCCAGCGGCGGAGCAGGATGCACGCGAGTCCGGCGTCACTCAGCTGGTCGGGCTGCAATTGCTTTCCGGTTACCGGGAGACCGCGCCGGGCAAATGGTCGGGGACGGTGTTCGTGCCCGATATGGGCCGCCGCTTTTCGTCAAGGATCGTCCAGACATCGCCCGACACGCTCAAGATCTCGGGCTGTCTGATCGGAGGATGGTTTTGCAAATCGCAGATATGGACGCGCGTCTGA